CTGAACGGCGTAAATTGCTCTGTTTTGGCGACTATAAGCAAGTTCCTATAGGACACCCAAACGGCTTGATGTTGTAATACTATTTTAGCTGTGAAGGTTGCCATATGATGAGAATAAATGGCGGATTAGCGATGAAATTATCGATTTTCCTGCAAAAAGACAAGTTTTCACAGGCGTAATAAGCGTGATCATCATAAGATATCTGGTACGGGAAACGCTCAAGAGCCAAATCGCCATCCTGTTCATCCTGCTTCTGATCTTCTTTTGTCAGAACCTGGTCAGGGTGTTGGGCGACGCGGTGGACGGCAATATCCCGACAAACTTAGTACTCTCTCTGCTCGCTCTGGGCGTGCCGAAGATGGCGCAGCTCATCCTGCCTTTGAGCCTGTTTCTCGGCTTGCTGATGACGCTTGGGCGGTTGTATACCGAGAGCGAAATCACCGTCATGCATGCCTGCGGGCTGGGCAAACGCACCCTGATTATCGCCGCCATGATCCTGGCGCTGTTCACCTCTGCGGTCGCGGCGGTGAACGTGTTTTGGGCCGGCCCCTGGGCCTCGCGCTATCAGGACGTGGTGGTGAACGAAGCCAAGGCCAACCCGAGCATCGCCGGGCTGGCGGAAGGGCAGTTCAAACCCTCGCAGGACGGCAACGCGGTGCTGTTTATCGGCAACGTGAAGGGCAGCACCTTTAACGACGTGTTCCTGGCGCAGCTGCGGCCGAACGGCAACCAACGCCCGTCGGTGGTGGTGGCCGAGCACGGCAACATCGTGCAGCAGAAAGACGGCTCGCAGGTGGTGACGCTCGACAAGGGCACGCGTTTTGAAGGCACCGCGCTGCTGCGCGACTTCCGCATTACCGACTTCACCGACTACAAGGCGGTGATTGGCCACCGTACCGTGGCGGCGGACAACACCGAATCCGAACAGATGTCGATGCAGACGCTGTGGGAATCCGACGATCCGGACGCGCGCGCCGAGTTCCACTGGCGCCTGACGCTGGTGGTGTCGGTGGCGCTGATGGCGCTGCTGGTGGTGCCGCTCAGCGTGGTGAACCCGCGCCAGGGCCGCGTGCTGAGCATGCTGCCGGCCATCCTGCTGTATCTGATCTTCTTCCTGCTGCAGACCTCGCTGCGCTCCAACGCCGGCAAGGGCAAGCTGGATCCGATGCTGTGGCTGTGGCTGGTTAACGGCGTTTACTTCGCGATCGCGCTGGCGCTGAACCTGTGGGATACCGTGCCGATGCGCAAGCTGCGCGCACGCCTGAGAGGAGCGGCCTGATGTTTGGCGTATTAGACCGGTATATCGGTAAAACGATTTTCAACACCATCATCATGACGCTGTTCATGCTGGTGTCGCTGTCCGGCATCATCAAGTTCGTCGATCAGCTGCGCAAGGTCGGCCAGGGCGAATACACCGCGCTGAGCGCCGGCATGTATACCCTGCTGAGCGTGCCGAAAGACATCGAGATCTTCTTCCCGATGGCGGCGCTGCTCGGCGCGCTGCTCGGCCTGGGCCAACTGGCGACGCGCAGCGAACTGGTGGTGATGCAGGCTTCCGGCTTCACCCGCCTGCAGATCGCCGGCTCGGTGATGAAAACTGCCATTCCGCTGGTGCTGCTGACCATGGCGATCGGCGAGTGGGTGGCGCCGCAGGGCGAGCAGATGGCGCGCAACTACCGCGCCCAGCAGATGTACGGCGGCTCGCTGCTCTCCACCAAGAGCGGGCTGTGGGCGAAGGATGGCAACGACTTCATCTACATCGAGCGCGTCTCCGGCGACAAAGAACTCTCCGGCGTGAACATCTACCACTTCAACGATCAGCGTCGCCTGGAAACGGTGCGCTATGCCGCTACCGCCAGCTTCGAGAACGGCCTGTGGCAGCTTTCGCAGGTGGACACCTCGGATCTGACCAACCCGAAACAGGTGACCGGCACCCAGACGCTGACCGGCGAATGGAAAACCAACCTGACCCCGGACAAACTGGGCGTGGTGGCGCTGGATCCGGATTCGCTCTCCATCAGCGGGCTGCACAACTACGTGAAGTACCTGAAGCAGAGCGGCCAGGAAGCCAACCGTTACCAGCTCAACATGTGGAGCAAAATCTTCTCGCCGCTGTCGGTGGCGGTGATGATGCTGATGGCGCTGTCGTTCATCTTCGGCCCGCTGCGCAGCGTGCCGATGGGCATCCGCGTGGTGACCGGCATCAGCTTCGGCTTCCTGTTCTACGTGCTGGATCAGATTTTCGGCCCGCTGAGCCTGGTGTACAGCATGCCGCCGGTACTGGGCGCGCTGCTGCCGAGCATGCTGTTCCTGCTGATCAGCGTGTATATGCTGCTCAAACGCAGGTAGCGGGGCGATCGGTAGTGAAGAAAGGCGTGGCCGCGGGGCCGCGCCTTTTTTGTTGGTGCGGCATGCCCCCGCCTGCGGTTTTTGTCGCGTTATAGTCACTTCACGGCAAAGCAGGGAGAAGGAGCAGGCAGCCAATGGAAGACGAATATAATCTCAGCAACATTATCGGCAAGCGCCTCGAAGCTGCACTAGGGGAGTTGGGCGATCTCCTGTGGGCGTATGTGGTGTTATCCAAAAAAGACATTGCCTGCATCTTTGGCGTTACCAACTACCCGAGTGAATGGGTAAAAAAGTATCAAGAGCAGGGGTTGCAGTACATTGATCCGGTGGTGCTTACCGCCCGCAACCGCCTGACCCCGTTCGCCTGGGACGAGCAAATCATGGCGGACGCAGGGCTGCACTTTCCCGAACTGTTCGAACAGGCTCGCGAGTTCGGTGTGACGCACGGCTATACCTTCGTGCTGCACGATTACAACGACAATCTCGTCACGCTTTCCTTTGCCTTCAATGCGGAACAGAAAATGGCAGCCATCCAGGCGCTCACCGAACGTAAAGGCGATATTTCGGTATTGCTGGCCTCGCTGCATGAGTCGTATCTGGCGCTGGCCCCACTGACAGCAAAAAACGCCGCAGCCCTGGAGAGAAACGCCCGCTTTACCGACAGGGAAAACGAAATCCTCTATTGGGCCAGCGTGGGTAAAACCTACCAGGAAACGGCGATAATCCTCGGCATAAAGACCGGCACCATCAAGTTTCATATGTCCAACGTCGTCAAAAAGTTGGGGGGCACGAATGCCCGACATGCCGTGCGCCTGGGGATGGAGCTGCGGCTGATTAAACCGGTGGAGTGACGGGCTAGTTAGCCCGTGGAATACTGAGGCAACGACTGCGCAGAACTCATCAGCCGGGATACGTCTAAAGAGAGAAAATACCGGCTGGCGAGCAGCGTCTTTCGAATCGGGAAATGACGGGCGTTAAATCGGTATTGATTTGGCACTGAGGCGATTAACGTAAAGGCAGCAATAACGTATCGGCCCCGAACTCTGCGATATGAAATAATCACCAGACTGAACTTATAAAGGTCTAGTAAGGGACTGTACTTTAGTCTAACTAGTTTCTCATCCTTTGAAGCGATACACTTTCCCGGTAATGTTTTGATAAAAAATACAAAAAAAAACCTGACCCCGTAGGGCCAGGTTGCCAATATTGGCCAACACCAGGGAAAATTTTCTTGCACCATCTTAAAGCTATTAACTCCGCAGAGGCAAGCGATCTCAGCTGCTTTTTAAGCATTAACCAGCCATTTTGTTAGGTATGTACGCTATTTTCTGGTGATTTAAGATAACGTCCATCCAACGTGAATAACCTCTATCTTTTGATAGCCTCGTTTCGATTTTTATTTCCCGCCTGATATTCAGCAATGAAAAAATATTGTTCCTGGAATGTTACGCAACCTCATTCTTTATTGTCTGACACATGGGTATGCAATTATTTGCAGCATTGTCATTGCCGCTGGGGATTATTTTATTTTTGATAGGGGCTGAGTGAGACAGTGGGGATGGGGCGGGTTGCGTGGCGTACTCCTGAACGTATCTCGCTAGCGCGGTGAGCGGTTCTGGCTAGTGGGTGTGAGTGATGTACGGCACATGAATCATCATTGCTCTGTGCGACGAGGCTGGAATCGGATGGTATTGCGTGAGTGTGGCGCCTGATCCTGGATGCTCGTTGCAACAGCCTGTGGATGTAGCATGTTCATCACCAACGTGGTTGGGAAGGGCGCGCAGCGGTAAGGCGGGGCGGACAAACGTGTGTTGCGGCGGTTTTTTCGACACTTAACTCATTGAACAACGGATAAGTGTTGCGTGCTGGTCGCGGGAAGGTATAATTCACCCGTTTTCCGCATACTACTTCAGTGCCGAAGTGGCGAAATCGGTAGACGCAGTTGATTCAAAATCAACCGTAGAGATACGTGCCGGTTCGAGTCCGGCCTTCGGCACCATTAAGTACCGCGCGAACAAGAAGCCACCGAGAGGTGGTTTTTTTGTGTCTGGAATTCAGTATCTGCAAGGCTTCCCTCGCCTTTTCACTCAACCTAAGTCAATTCTGACTCAATCTGCATCAACTTACTGGTGCGGGGACAACTGGAGGCATATCCCGGTTCGATAATGTTTGTACCAACGGGGGACATAAGCATGGCGTTAACAGAGATCAAAGTCTGTATAAGGCCATAGAAATGTCTGAACGTCTTGAAGTTGCAGCCTGGCTTCAACAGCGTGCCACAGCTATTATGCGTTATATAGTGCAGAGCGGACTGGTTGATTATAATCCTGCGCAGAAGAGGATAGGGGCAGTTGCTTCTGGAAATAGACAATGTCGTCCGGCTTTGGAGCTAAAGTACATCCCTGAGTTATTAAAGAAAATAAATGGTTATACTGGTAGACCACTTACCGCTGGGCTGCGTAACTCACTCTACTTATCTTTATTCGTTCCAGTGAGCTGCGCTTGGCTCGCTGGTCAGGGATAGATTTTGAAACGTCAATGTGGGTGACCCCTTCTGAACGAGAGCCTATGTCTGGCGTGAGACATTCTCACCGGGATCAAAAATTCGTACACCTCATCTGGTGCCGCTTTCATAATGCCTTGAATGTACATATAGTTGCGAGCATCATCGCAAACATATGCTCATGGATTCTTCAATGCAATGACCTCTGACAAAACCCTAAAGCAAGCGATATCAAATATTACTATCTGGCGCAAAGGCAAACAGCGTGCGCCACATAAGCCATTATTGCTGCTGCACGTCCTCTCACACTATCGGCAGGGTCATGAGCGTCTGTTTAACTATAGTTCTGAAATCTACGAGCCTCTGATGGATCTTCTGGAACGTTATGGACCGCAGCGTCGTGACCAGCGCCCGGACATGCCATTCTGGCGTCTGAAGGGCGATGGCTTCTGGGAACTACAAAACGCGGAACTGTGCTCAACCAATGGTAGTCGCCAGCCGCCCCGTCGTGAACTCATCGAATATAATGTCGCGGGTGGATTTGATGCCGATAGTTTTGCGTTGGTGGCAAAAAATCACAGGTTAATTGATACGCTGGCGCAGCAGCTCCTGGAGGCGCATTTCCCGGCCAGTATTCAGGAAGACATCGCTGATGAGATGGGGTTTGATATTCGCACCTCTCTCCGTCAACGCGATCCG
Above is a window of Serratia nematodiphila DZ0503SBS1 DNA encoding:
- the lptF gene encoding LPS export ABC transporter permease LptF gives rise to the protein MIIIRYLVRETLKSQIAILFILLLIFFCQNLVRVLGDAVDGNIPTNLVLSLLALGVPKMAQLILPLSLFLGLLMTLGRLYTESEITVMHACGLGKRTLIIAAMILALFTSAVAAVNVFWAGPWASRYQDVVVNEAKANPSIAGLAEGQFKPSQDGNAVLFIGNVKGSTFNDVFLAQLRPNGNQRPSVVVAEHGNIVQQKDGSQVVTLDKGTRFEGTALLRDFRITDFTDYKAVIGHRTVAADNTESEQMSMQTLWESDDPDARAEFHWRLTLVVSVALMALLVVPLSVVNPRQGRVLSMLPAILLYLIFFLLQTSLRSNAGKGKLDPMLWLWLVNGVYFAIALALNLWDTVPMRKLRARLRGAA
- the lptG gene encoding LPS export ABC transporter permease LptG, which codes for MFGVLDRYIGKTIFNTIIMTLFMLVSLSGIIKFVDQLRKVGQGEYTALSAGMYTLLSVPKDIEIFFPMAALLGALLGLGQLATRSELVVMQASGFTRLQIAGSVMKTAIPLVLLTMAIGEWVAPQGEQMARNYRAQQMYGGSLLSTKSGLWAKDGNDFIYIERVSGDKELSGVNIYHFNDQRRLETVRYAATASFENGLWQLSQVDTSDLTNPKQVTGTQTLTGEWKTNLTPDKLGVVALDPDSLSISGLHNYVKYLKQSGQEANRYQLNMWSKIFSPLSVAVMMLMALSFIFGPLRSVPMGIRVVTGISFGFLFYVLDQIFGPLSLVYSMPPVLGALLPSMLFLLISVYMLLKRR
- a CDS encoding LuxR family transcriptional regulator, encoding MEDEYNLSNIIGKRLEAALGELGDLLWAYVVLSKKDIACIFGVTNYPSEWVKKYQEQGLQYIDPVVLTARNRLTPFAWDEQIMADAGLHFPELFEQAREFGVTHGYTFVLHDYNDNLVTLSFAFNAEQKMAAIQALTERKGDISVLLASLHESYLALAPLTAKNAAALERNARFTDRENEILYWASVGKTYQETAIILGIKTGTIKFHMSNVVKKLGGTNARHAVRLGMELRLIKPVE
- a CDS encoding phosphorothioated DNA-binding restriction endonuclease yields the protein MTSDKTLKQAISNITIWRKGKQRAPHKPLLLLHVLSHYRQGHERLFNYSSEIYEPLMDLLERYGPQRRDQRPDMPFWRLKGDGFWELQNAELCSTNGSRQPPRRELIEYNVAGGFDADSFALVAKNHRLIDTLAQQLLEAHFPASIQEDIADEMGFDIRTSLRQRDPKFRQMVLRAYNYQCAICGFNMRHDNAPIALEAAHIRWKQNHGPCEVPNGLALCAIHHKAFDRGSIGLDENMRVMVSGAVNGGGVVQRLFWDFAGKAITLPPIKENYPGERFVEWHRKEVFRGEH